Sequence from the Fundulus heteroclitus isolate FHET01 chromosome 7, MU-UCD_Fhet_4.1, whole genome shotgun sequence genome:
CACTACCTCATCCCCCCCCAAGGAAAACTAACagatatgtaaaatatttaatgtcTTCTGTCATCAGGCTTTTAAATAGTGTTGACAGTGGTAACTAGACATGTGCCAGGCATTGTAAAcctctgtgtttatttatttattttttaatcttcttGAACATCGGTCCCTGCTTAGTACATGTATTGTGTTCTTTGTATTTGCGTCTTTTCCTGGTACCCAAATGCAATATGATGTAAtcaaaagtgtttctgaatgTTGGATtgattgttgtctttgtgtcccATTTAGAACGACTGGAAGACTAAAACTGAATTGCCCTATGGGGATAAataagattgattgattgattgattgattgattgattgattgattaattggaACACAGAGCCGACGCAGAGCCCAGGCTCAAGCTCCACAGCCTGCGTCTGACTGGGCAGTTTGTGCAGAAAGCAATTAGCTGACGCGTCACAGGGGGTATAAGGTCAAAGGTAAACTGGTGATTGGGGGGCATTGCTTGCCATTTCTTTTATAATATAACATTATTAATCCCTAAATATCAAAGGGagtaagaaatgtatttatttatttattaccaaAAGTTTCCTACTGATCTGCatattggtgtatgaatgtatGTGTTAGTGAGTGCAATTTTGTGAGTGTAAAGCGTTTGAATGGTCAGTGTGACAAAACAAGTTCAGTCTATTTACCATTTAGGTaaatgcagcaagaaggtccttggTTCGTATCCTACCCTGGGtctttttgcatggagtttgcatgttcttaggttaattggtctctctaaattctccttaggtgtgaatgtgtgcgtgaatggttgtttgtcctgttcgtctctgtgttgccctgcaatagactggcgacctgtccagggtgtacccctcctctcgcccattgacagctggagataggcaccagcacccctcacgcgttagaaaatggatggatggatatttaccatttacatgcttaatgccagaaaaaaagaatttaatgATTACTTTCCTTAAATTCAGAAGTTTGCACACATGATGATAGTCAATTTTAGCAATTTCCCAAAGCCTAGATGATTTTGCAAGTGCCATGTGAGGTGTATTCATTACATTTGGATGATTTTGAAGCATGTGTGGATGTAGCGATAGGCCACAGAGAGAACAGATAATGAAATCCCAAAGTGTACTGAACggaagccattactccaaaggaaacagagaaaacaagatTACAGTTTGAAAATGCAATCGGGGGCAAGGACCTTCATTTCTGAGACATGTCATGTGGTCAAATGGGACTAAAATTAAAGTGATTGTCCTTAATATCCAGCATTGCATTTGAAGGAAAATGGGGACACTGGCAAGCCTGAGCACACCATCTTGACTGAATTACACAGGTGGCAAGatcatgttgtggggatgcTCTGATACAAAAGGGAGTAGTGTACTTTACTAAACACAACTTGCATCATGATGaaagaaaatatcaaaacagAGCATCTCAACGCAGCCATAAAGTTAAAGCTTGGGTattaagtttttttcccccaaatggACAAACACTTAAAACAGTCACAGTTTAGCCCTGATCTAAGTCCCATAGAAAATGTGTGGGCAGACAAATGGCAGACGAGGCTCATGAGTCGAAATCCAGAGATCAGAAGCCTTGTAGAAGTCCGACAACTGTAAGGCAAATGAAGTTGTAACATTGTAAGCATGCATGGCAAGACTACTGGCCATCTATGGGCAAATGCTTTCATTGATCTAgtgttcttcttcttgttctatATAATTTTCTGACAGTTTACAACTGGATGGAGATGCTATTAAGAAATTAATTTTCCTATATTTCttcaaaacttaaaataaactaaattatatacatacttatacactcacacacacatacatactaAATCCTCTCAGGTAATtttgtatcttttaaatatttaataagtgcTTGAATTATATCATAATCTAGTGTTGAGCTGTTACAGTGCTTAagtaaggcaaaaaacaggtgCAAGGCATGAAGCTGATTGCAGCGGAGCCGATGGACTTGGTGGAAAGCAGACAGACACAAATCCTGGCAACAAGAGACtggaaaacaacacagacagaTGGTGTGTGGCGTCATACCacattccatctaaaaagacaCCTTTAGTTCTGCACATCACCATTTTTTAGTTCTGATGAAATGTCTGATGAAATATCACTCACTGCTCCTTTAAACATCAAAAACTAGCATGGCTCAGtgactttatttaaatttgagGTCTGAATGCCAGTCTCTCATTGTGCAACAAGCAGGGAGAGGTCCTGTCTGCCATCATAGCAATGGAGAAAGATCAAAGATAGGCTGCTCTGTAAGTTTGTCGGCTACACACTGAAGTTTTACAGCGCTGCTGCCAGAAgctgtgacgtcacttcctccCATATGTAAAAATATTCAACTGTGGCCTCTGTTTAGCACTTACAGCCTGGCCTTTAAGCACagacaaaacatgacaaactaCACAGTACATAAAAAGGTACTTGTTCAATGAAACAGGGTATGTCACCTAAAGCTACACTTTTAAGTATAAGTCTATAACAGAATATTTTCTATAATGTTTCAGATGGTAAGGATATATAAAATATCACCTATATTTTTATAGCTGTGCAGTCCTCTCTGTTTCTGTACAGGTTATTTTCCTTAGCACTCAGTTGTTTATCTATAGTTTAAGCCCTATTTGGGTGGAACCACTAGATTTATTTTCCCACAGCCCATTATGTACTATATGCAGCCATAGCGTCAGTGTTCTTCGTATTGACCTTCATTCTGtcacagaagctgcagagtgggCTTGTTAGAATGGTGGCAGATGGACTCTCGGTGCATATTGCCAATTTCACTACAATCAATGCATTGTGTTGTTTCAGACTCATTTGCATTTCTATGCATTGGTGTTAGCAGGTCCACGCAGGGTTGGCAGAGTCATTGGATGCAGAATCGCACATGCAACATCGTCATAAAAAGGATTACTTTGTATCATGAGCACAAATACTGAGGTCAgtgttggcaaaaaaaaaaaaaaaaaaacctgattgtTGTGAGACAGAGATGCAGTTGTCTGACCAAACAGCACTCAAATATAGAACAGCAACAGATAGAACATCATAGATGCATGGAAgctatattttgtattttttttttcacagactaAAAATAACTTCCATGTTTCCTGAGGGGAAAACACATGTGCCGTTTTCTTTTGAGCCTACCCTCTCGTCACAGCTGTTAGTCAATACACAAAGGGTATGATGTAATCTCCATTTAACAATTCTTTCGTCTGCAGAAGAATGAGGCAGAGTTGTGTCttttctaacccccagtcggtcaaggcagatgaccgttcatactgagcctggttctgctggaggtttttctttacaccgtttcatgcttgctcagtatgagggattgctgcaaagccatggacaatgcagactactctccctgtggctctacgcttcaggagtgaatgccgtttgtcaagactttgatggaatcaactgggttcccttatataggaaaatgttggaccaatctgtataatccgaCTTTGAAAAGTGCATCGAGATGACGTTttatgaattggcactatatcaAAACTGAAGTCTTTTCTAGATCCTTGTGTGATGCTAGATATGCAGTTCACAAATTAAAGTTGGTTTTACTTCAATTTTCCTTAGAAATCACTAATCAAATCCTTTGAGCTTTAAACCCCAGACATTGATCCTTTaaggtcagtttttttttttttttttttttatttggggttTAGGTCTGGGAAGTCAAGTGATGGTCAAGCTAGGTATTGGTCCAAGTTAGGACATTTGCAGTCAAAATAAGCCTGTACACCACATTTCTTcaagtttgttttattgtacataTTGAAACTTGTGCATTCCAGGTTTACAAGAAACACCTTGCTTAGTGAATATTTCAAACTGGCCAGAGTAGGCCAACAAGTACGAGTGCAAGTCCATCATGCCTTCATTCCACAGCAGGGATTCTGATGACTTGGACCCCACGACAAAGGGGAAGCCACTTGCTTTTAAAGACCATCTGGTGGAGCCTGTAGCCATTGCTATGGCAGAAACAAAAATGCATGTGGCTCAAGTCAGCGAAGCTTGTGGAATGTGCAGCACAGAATGGTCTTCACTAGGACTCCGTCTTTTCCTTTTCCTGTTCAATGGCTGAAAGAGTCAAGAGTCAAAGTTAGCCTCATGAACCACAAAAGCCCGAATTAAAAGTAGTTACATGGAGCAGAACTTACTCTCTTTGGTTGGCAGTGTGTTCTTTTCTTGGGTCTcagtcttcttcagcttggTTTTGTCAAAGGTTGTGACCTCAGTGATGTCGGGTTTGTCAGACATGATTGCAAAAGGCACTAAAAACAGGAGACaggcttgtaaattacagtcacTGAAGCTACACACAACTGAGGaacacaagacaaaaaaaaaaataaattagacttAAAGTTCAGCAACCCAGAATAAATAAGTTTGATCAGAGGGTTAACAGCACAATACCAACTCCAGGAGGAGTTGTTTGACTCTTAAGCATGCCTGCCTTCAAGAAATCCTTAAAGGACGCTGTCCTTTCCTTTGCAAACTAAATtatatttacacattaaaaagtaacatttacacacaaacataaaaaaaaaaaaaaactacaaagccAAAAGTACACTTACCAAGCTTGTATGCACAAGAACAACACCGAACGAGTCTCTCAAAGCCGCAGGAACAGAGTAAGGATGAACGGCGCATTCATTCAATAAATACTGCCCGGTATGTTAATCACCCTCTGACGTCACGCCGGCTCTGCGTTGGTTAATCAACCTTATATTTCTTAATTACTATATCATTTATAATATTTAGGGTGATTTGAAACAGATATCTAACATGTCTACGCCGTAGTGTAAGTTTAGGCACGTAAGCGGAGccttttgacaaaaaaataaaaataactgctAATTGAGCACCAGCTGCGTCTCATTCTGTGATTAAAAGGAGTCTGGTAAATTGGGCCGGACGTCACAATAAGCTGTGCCGATCACAGCAGTGGTTCTAGAATCTAGATGTTTCTTCACGAACAAAACGACATCACGCCGCAGTGTAGTTGTCTAATAAAAGGGTTTATGTGTAAGATGATgagtttttaaattttcatcACTTGCGACCCCACGTGGGCTAAAGCGGTAATGCAGCGAGGGAATAAGCTTTGTCCAAATACGGCGCACAGATTTAGCTAAGAAGCATTCTTTTGAGCTCAGACTGCAGGTAAACGCCTCAAAATGACATCAACGATACGATTGACACTTTTTTGTGTGACAATTTACcatttacatattttcttagtcttagtcttagtctttcattattttaaatttctgaAGCTTAGTTAGAGGACGTACACTGCATTCACTTCAGGGAATATTCCCATCCTATTAGAGACGGTAATAATTTTAGAGACTTATATTCAGGTTGATAAATATGCAGTTTGATACATATTTGTAGTTTTATAGGTCAAACATAattggaaaaaatattaaatgaataaacatCAGTCTTTTCaatatgaaaaatattctttaatattcTATTAAATAGAGATATCAAAAACACTTAATTTAATTCAtatataatacatttttcacattttctgcattgCAGACCACCATGGAAAAACTTAAACTGAGAATGTAGAACCCTAACACACATTATTAACCTGACTAACCAACCTTCAACAACTTAAACTGACCACAGAACTGTAAGCTTAAATTGTTTTCATGAGAGCAGAACccatggattaaaaaaaaatatgcagaaataacatttgtcatttttaacaggtattgaatttaattgatgACACACATGTCACATGTCACACATATATTctgacttttttattgtttggttGTGACACTCCTTTTTAATAACAACAATCTTTCACTTGctggtaaagaaagaaaaacaaaacctcaTGTAGCTAGATAAATTATCTCTTTTTCGCCATTTTAGGATTCAGTAATAAAAGTTTCTAAAAATCACAGTTGCAATGGCATATTTTAAAGCATAGACTTCCCAAGAagatcaaacatttcctattttATCATCACCTCCCTACTTGCTGCTGAATAACTTTTTATAAGACTTACTGTACAAAATCTGATTATCCACTCTTACAACATTTCGTAGATTCTGCCAGAACCAGGGCTCAGCAGCCGCTGTTCTGGGCCACTCCACAACGCTTTTCTCACAAAGCCTCCTCCTGAGGCGCAGGAAGTGAGAATGCTGCAGGACAGGTTCGAGCATCAGCAGCACAATCACATCCACATTCTCATCTAGCAGTCTCTGGTGGGCCAGGTACATTGCCAGTTTGAACACCCCGGTCTTAACGTAGCCCTCTGTCAGGACAAACAGGGTTTTGCGACTGTTTTGGATGCTCTGTGTAAGGTTATCCAGTAGTGGGACTCCTGGGGGCCAGTCTCTCTCCTCCAAgcacaaaggaaaaagcttctCGCCCTCCTCTTCCAATTTCACTCGCAGATTTATCATTACCCACTCGGAAACGCGTGGATCCTTGGTGTCATAGGTCACAAAGACATCATAAATGTTTTCCTGTGAGTGCAAGGATCTGTATCCCTTCAGTTTAGCCTTGATGTAGTGCAGGACATAGGAAGCATCCCAGTAGAACAAATGAGCAACTGTTGCCACAAACATGAAGACAATATGGAAGAAAGTTGTGAAAACGTACATCCTGAATGCTTGATCGTCATTCACACACTGGTCAATATTGAAGTATATCAGTGGACTGTTGCGGCCATTTCCATGTGTTTCACATCTCACCTCAGTTGTCAGTCTAGGAATCTTTACCTGTCTTTTTCCAATCCATATAATGAAATCCAAAGAATCACAGGTACACTGAAATgggtttctttgcaaaaataaagtcTTAAGATTCTCAGGTTTTGGTTGGAAGGTGGACTGATTGATGATTGGCAGTTGGTTGGAGCTGAGGCTCAGAGTTTGAAGGCTTTTCAAGCCAttgaaaagtacattttccaaatgaaaaaTTTGATTGTCACTTAGATTAAGAAAAGTCAAGGAGAGGCTGGTAGTTCTTTTAAGACCTGCTATGTTGGTCAAGGAATTGTGACTTAAGTCTAAAATTTTAAGTTGAGGAAAATAAGTCAGACTATCCCAAAGAAAGTCAATCAATTCGTTCTGACTGATGCGTAGTTCAGTCAAGTTCCGAGGAAACTTTTCATAAACATCGTCAGGGatctttttaatgttgttaCTCGATATAtctaaaactgttaaattaatCAGGTTGGTAAAAAGAGTCTTATAAGAGTCATCCCCAGCTTTCCAAAGAGTTCCAAGCTCGTTATGTGTAAACTGTAGCTCCTCTAAAGACATACTGTGcatctgttttgttgttaattttgAAATTGAGTTATGGCTCATATTCAGTACCCTCAAAACAGGCAAATTGTTTAAGAAATGCAATTTATTTGTTACTCCATATGCCATAAAATAGTGTGGATTATAGCTGAGGTCTAATACTTGTAAATTCTTCAGTTCCTGGAAGGCATTTTCATAAGCTAAATTGATCTTATTGAAGGAGAGGTCCAAGTAGGTCAAATTAGGCAGTGATGAGAACTCTGTGCCATTAGGTGCAGCAGAGAACCCATTTCCCGACAGATTCAGACACGCAATATTTCCATAACCTTCAAATTGCTTCTGAGAAATGaagaataaattatttgaaCTGAGGACAAGGACTCGTCCAGAGTTAAAGCACTGTTGCTTTACAAGGCCATGAGATAGCTCGAATGAAAAGTCTTTTGGAGGAAGTTTTATGAATGAGGAGACAGAAATGTCTGAACCCTCATTGCGTCCGTTTCCTGaagttgacatttttttctgtggagTGGGATAGAGCCTGTTTTCTGacaaataaatcattttcaaGGGGTGGAATTGGGTAAAGACAGTGGAATTAGCATTAATGATAAAATTAGTCCCCAAATTAAGAGCTGATAAATTTCTAAGTCCATAGAGAGGCTTGAGTGTCTCTGGTTCAATACTCTGAAAGACCAAACCCTCCATATGCAGGGTTCTTAATGACTGAAGATTTGAAAACTCATTTGAAAGATTAATGGTTTTAGGATAAAGTTTTAAAGCATAGTTGAAAGAAAGTGCAACCACTTCAAGCCTTGGGAGATATTGCAGAAATTCAGCCTTTCCAGTGATTTCGTTGAGTAAAAAATTGAAAGAAAGGAGCAGATGTTTGAGCTTCCTCAGGTTCTTAAACCATGACGGATTCAGATACTCCAGTGAGTTTCCTCCCATATTTAGTTCCTCAAGTTGTGACAGATTTTCAAATGCATCAGCGTCAATCCCAAGAGAACCTTTCGGGCAAGGCACACAGGGAAATGGAGCGTTTTCACATCTGGGGCAGTTCCCTTCTATTTTAAGGAGTGTTAAGTTGTGCAAGCCAGAGAAATCATCGTTGGATATATACTGTATTCTGTTACAACTTAAATTAAGCATTTTTAAAGATCCTGGTAATCCTTTCGGAACTTGGCTCAAATTGTTACGACACAAATCCAGATCTTGGAGTTTGGACATGTGGATAAAACTGTTTTCCTGGATTGTCACAGATCTGCCACACGGATTCCAGTAGTAGCAGTTTTTGGACAACCACAGTTGTTTCAGGTTTGGTAAGCCGGCAAAGCTTGTTTGATCCAGAAATGTAATCTTGTTGGTGCTTAGCTCAAGGATTTCCACGCCAACAGGGAGTCTGCTTGGAATGTCTTCGAGGCCAATGCCACTCACTTTCAACTCGTGCAGTTTTGTTAGGTTTTTGAGGTTTGCGTTGAGGACCCCTTTTTTGTTCTTGGTAGCCCAGTTGAGATTGAGCCAAGTCAGATTCAGAAGACTGGAAAAGGTGTCGGCTTTAATGGTCTTCAGGGAATTGTCTGATAGATCAAGATCGGTTGCATTGCTGGTTATCCCATCGGGTACCCTTTCAAAGCCCCGACCACTACAGTCAACAAGGACCTTAGAGGTATTGGAGGCTGTCACATCACAGAGAAACTCTGCATTCCAGTGAGGCTTGCAGGCAGCAGGTTGGATCTCCAGATGGCAGTGCAGACCCAGAAGAAGCAGATGAATCCAACGTGTTACAATCTGAAATGAATATTGAAGTAAATCATTTGTGGGACCTAAAGCTTTGTTTTATCTCCTGTGGCTTTGCTCAGTTTAGTTTGATTTCCACTTTTTTAGTACCGCTGACAAAGAGTTTTATGTCCCACATATCCCAGGTGCATATCACTAAGTTTGGATATAACGAGAAGGTAATTTACTtctgaaattaaaatcaaactGTGAGACTTTAAATTAATTGGTTACACATCTTTTAAGCATTCATTTCTCTTTGTATGAATTACTGTGGCTTACAACTAATGAGCAACCAAAATTCACTTGATCGGAAAACTAGATTACTAAATAGGAAccataaaaaagtgaaatatagaGTATGTTCATAGTGCATATCCCCTTCAAAAAAGTGAAGTATTCAGTTgtaataaaacactaaaaagaTTTATACATCATACATTCATGCCTCAGTTTAAATGTACATTTGCTATAGAACAAATagttaaaaaagacaaagtacCTTGCAACAAAAGACTGGAACACAACCATTTCatggataaaataaatacataaagatTCTTAGATACTAAATCAAAATTTAATCCAAAAATAGCATTGTAAAACCgaaaacatgtttgaaaaataaatactttctgCCACACATATACATGCTGAGAAACTTGTGTTATTAAAACTCACCATTGTGCATTGATTGTATTGAGCATCCAAAACTTCAAAACGGATTCTTTCAATTATAGTTtatcttgaaaaataaaacctaaaaataacaATGTAATGCAAAAGAAGCCATTTTTGCATTACTGTCAAAACATTGCACACTCTGTGTGCTGGTTCTTTTTATCCACACGttatgaaaagcaaaataatccTGCTTATTGAAGTCTGATATAAAAGTGGTAAACTGTTTTGGCAAACAGGACAGGATGTGAGAAATGTAGTCTGCCAATTGCAGAAGTAACTGTAAAACAGTTTCATTTCCTCAGCAAAAGCTGTCAATCAGTTCCCCAGCAAtagagacaaaaagcaaaaacttcTGCTGTTGTATAAACCATGCCACATTAGGGTACTAGAGCAATTCAGGGAAATGTATTCAAGGGCAGCTGATCCAGATCGCTGCTGCTCATGTTCTCACTAAAACAAGGAAGGTAGAGCATAAcaccccagttctgaagtccttacactggctctctGTAGCTCAGAgtatagactttaaaatacttctgttagtttataaatcactgaacggcttagcactaaaatacattaaagacctgttgttgctgtatcaaacCACCAGAcgactcagatcttctggttctggttctactctccatacccagaaccaaaaccaaatgtggagaagcagcatttggttcctatgctccacaaatctggaacaaacttccagaaaaccacaaatcagctgaaacactgagttcctttaaatcaagactgaaaacctgCCTGTTAAGATATGCTTTTGGGCCATGACAACAGGACCATTGaacaacatatttgatgtttattaatgttttcacttgataaaaTTGAAtatttgttactggtctcacaaccagtgactgtttcaatgtgtttatgatgtttttatgttttcatgatgtaaagcactttgaaccgccttgctgctgaaatgggctatacaaataaacttgacttgactagGCATAAAATATTATGGAAAAATGTGGGATTTAAGTACGTTAATGTATGGTGGTTTCTTTTTGTGGAGTTAAACCAGGGTTGTTCTGGatacaaagctttttttttaagtgggacttcaataaattattttactctCTTCTTTATATG
This genomic interval carries:
- the tmsb4x gene encoding thymosin beta-4, translating into MRRSSLLCSCGFERLVRCCSCAYKLVPFAIMSDKPDITEVTTFDKTKLKKTETQEKNTLPTKETIEQEKEKTES
- the LOC118563824 gene encoding toll-like receptor 8: MKPDALSRLYAPQDSDAEPPPPTRDDEGRRMCGIVDSRRRGKGHQYLVDWEGRGPRTGHGCPVPPFLILLCWIRFGPLALPHPPRGRQIVTRWIHLLLLGLHCHLEIQPAACKPHWNAEFLCDVTASNTSKVLVDCSGRGFERVPDGITSNATDLDLSDNSLKTIKADTFSSLLNLTWLNLNWATKNKKGVLNANLKNLTKLHELKVSGIGLEDIPSRLPVGVEILELSTNKITFLDQTSFAGLPNLKQLWLSKNCYYWNPCGRSVTIQENSFIHMSKLQDLDLCRNNLSQVPKGLPGSLKMLNLSCNRIQYISNDDFSGLHNLTLLKIEGNCPRCENAPFPCVPCPKGSLGIDADAFENLSQLEELNMGGNSLEYLNPSWFKNLRKLKHLLLSFNFLLNEITGKAEFLQYLPRLEVVALSFNYALKLYPKTINLSNEFSNLQSLRTLHMEGLVFQSIEPETLKPLYGLRNLSALNLGTNFIINANSTVFTQFHPLKMIYLSENRLYPTPQKKMSTSGNGRNEGSDISVSSFIKLPPKDFSFELSHGLVKQQCFNSGRVLVLSSNNLFFISQKQFEGYGNIACLNLSGNGFSAAPNGTEFSSLPNLTYLDLSFNKINLAYENAFQELKNLQVLDLSYNPHYFMAYGVTNKLHFLNNLPVLRVLNMSHNSISKLTTKQMHSMSLEELQFTHNELGTLWKAGDDSYKTLFTNLINLTVLDISSNNIKKIPDDVYEKFPRNLTELRISQNELIDFLWDSLTYFPQLKILDLSHNSLTNIAGLKRTTSLSLTFLNLSDNQIFHLENVLFNGLKSLQTLSLSSNQLPIINQSTFQPKPENLKTLFLQRNPFQCTCDSLDFIIWIGKRQVKIPRLTTEVRCETHGNGRNSPLIYFNIDQCVNDDQAFRMYVFTTFFHIVFMFVATVAHLFYWDASYVLHYIKAKLKGYRSLHSQENIYDVFVTYDTKDPRVSEWVMINLRVKLEEEGEKLFPLCLEERDWPPGVPLLDNLTQSIQNSRKTLFVLTEGYVKTGVFKLAMYLAHQRLLDENVDVIVLLMLEPVLQHSHFLRLRRRLCEKSVVEWPRTAAAEPWFWQNLRNVVRVDNQILYSKSYKKLFSSK